In Candidatus Fusobacterium pullicola, one DNA window encodes the following:
- a CDS encoding ROK family transcriptional regulator: protein MKIENLKLKILELIKAKNGISRIDISREFGITPAAVGKVINEFLEKKIIIEEREGESSGGRKPSLLNINKDKIGNILGVYFAPMFVQVTIGDIDGNIISTRRYRLGDLGGDIVGSTEEIIEKELTKNKDIEVISVVMNGLVDSERGVSIFSPHYNTKNISIVERFQKKFRKKVYLENDVRVMALVEKVFGECRDNQNFVVLNVEEGVGGSIYLNDMLYHGYGSMSGELGHMVVKRNSLEKCSCGKKGCLETEVSNRAIIKKIMAQIRINNQYSSLKKVLDEGKKLEIKDVLEGVEEKDMLSLSVVGEAIQYIAYALDMIISVINPEKIILYGEFFQNKYIFKSLLNEIGKITLDEQNYQIKRSKFYEKIYEIAPLALGNYLIFKK from the coding sequence TTGAAAATAGAGAATTTAAAATTAAAGATACTGGAATTGATAAAAGCTAAGAATGGAATATCTAGAATAGATATTTCAAGAGAGTTTGGAATAACACCAGCAGCAGTTGGAAAGGTGATAAATGAATTTTTAGAGAAAAAGATTATAATAGAAGAGAGAGAAGGAGAATCTAGTGGTGGAAGAAAACCATCTCTTTTAAATATCAATAAAGATAAGATAGGAAATATTTTAGGGGTATATTTTGCACCTATGTTTGTTCAAGTAACTATTGGAGATATAGATGGGAATATTATTTCAACTAGAAGATATAGATTGGGAGATCTAGGAGGGGATATAGTAGGAAGTACAGAGGAGATTATAGAGAAGGAGTTAACTAAGAATAAAGATATAGAGGTAATCTCTGTTGTCATGAATGGACTTGTAGACAGTGAAAGAGGAGTATCGATTTTTTCACCACATTACAATACAAAAAATATTTCTATTGTTGAAAGATTTCAAAAAAAGTTTAGAAAAAAAGTCTATTTAGAGAATGATGTTAGGGTAATGGCACTTGTAGAGAAGGTATTTGGTGAGTGTAGGGATAACCAAAATTTTGTTGTACTCAATGTAGAAGAGGGAGTAGGGGGAAGTATATATTTAAATGATATGTTGTACCATGGTTACGGCTCTATGTCTGGAGAGTTAGGTCATATGGTAGTTAAAAGAAATAGTTTAGAAAAATGCTCTTGTGGTAAAAAAGGTTGCCTAGAAACGGAAGTTTCCAATAGGGCTATCATAAAAAAGATTATGGCTCAAATTAGAATAAATAATCAATATAGCTCACTAAAAAAAGTATTAGATGAGGGTAAAAAGTTAGAGATAAAAGATGTATTAGAGGGAGTAGAGGAGAAAGATATGCTGTCTCTTTCTGTAGTAGGGGAGGCTATACAATATATAGCTTATGCTCTAGATATGATAATCTCTGTAATCAATCCAGAAAAAATAATCCTTTATGGAGAGTTTTTCCAAAATAAATATATTTTTAAATCTTTACTAAATGAGATAGGAAAGATAACCTTAGATGAGCAGAACTATCAGATAAAAAGATCTAAATTTTATGAAAAAATTTATGAGATTGCTCCTCTTGCTTTAGGGAATTATCTGATATTTAAGAAATAA
- a CDS encoding galactokinase — MIKNLIKEFKKVFNYEGKVDVFFSPGRVNLIGEHTDYNGGFVFPCALDFGTYGVAVKRDDNKFRMYSLNFVKEGIKEFSLDELVNKKEDNWANYPKGVIKTFIDAGYKIDSGFDILINGTIPNGAGLSSSASLELLTSVVLKDFFNLDIDMVDMVKLSQKAENQFIGVNCGIMDQFAIGMGKKDHAILLDCNSLNYQYAPISLNGASVVIANTNKKRGLADSKYNERRASCEAAVKVLNKHGINIKYLGELSVEKFNEVKHFITDEEQLKRATHAVSENARTVEAVQKLKEGDIKAFGELMNQSHISLRDDYEVTGFELDSLVEAAWEAKGVIGARMTGAGFGGCTVSIVKDENIDEFIKSVGEKYTAKTGLVADFYVAKIGDGSRKLGEF; from the coding sequence ATGATAAAAAATCTAATAAAAGAGTTTAAAAAAGTTTTCAACTATGAGGGAAAGGTAGATGTTTTCTTTTCTCCTGGTAGAGTAAATCTTATTGGTGAACATACTGATTACAATGGTGGATTTGTTTTCCCATGTGCTCTTGATTTTGGAACTTATGGAGTTGCTGTTAAAAGAGATGATAATAAATTTAGAATGTACTCATTAAACTTTGTAAAAGAGGGAATAAAAGAGTTTTCTTTAGATGAGTTAGTAAATAAAAAAGAGGATAACTGGGCTAACTATCCAAAAGGGGTTATCAAAACTTTTATAGATGCTGGATACAAAATTGATTCTGGATTTGATATCTTAATTAACGGAACTATCCCTAATGGAGCTGGACTTTCATCTTCTGCTTCACTAGAACTTTTAACTTCTGTTGTTTTAAAAGATTTCTTTAATTTAGATATAGATATGGTTGATATGGTTAAACTATCACAAAAAGCTGAAAACCAATTTATCGGAGTAAATTGTGGAATTATGGATCAATTTGCTATTGGAATGGGTAAAAAAGACCATGCTATCCTACTTGATTGTAACTCACTTAACTACCAATATGCACCTATCTCATTAAATGGAGCATCTGTAGTTATTGCTAATACTAATAAAAAGAGAGGTCTTGCTGATTCTAAATATAATGAAAGAAGAGCATCTTGTGAAGCTGCTGTAAAGGTATTAAATAAGCATGGAATAAATATCAAATATTTAGGAGAACTTTCTGTTGAGAAATTCAATGAAGTTAAACATTTTATAACTGATGAAGAGCAATTAAAAAGAGCTACTCATGCTGTTTCAGAAAATGCAAGAACAGTTGAAGCTGTACAAAAATTAAAAGAGGGAGATATCAAAGCTTTTGGAGAGCTTATGAACCAATCTCACATATCTTTAAGAGATGACTATGAAGTTACTGGTTTTGAGCTTGATTCTTTAGTTGAAGCTGCTTGGGAAGCTAAAGGAGTAATAGGAGCTCGTATGACTGGAGCTGGATTTGGTGGTTGTACAGTTAGTATAGTAAAAGATGAAAATATAGATGAATTTATAAAATCAGTTGGGGAAAAATATACAGCTAAAACAGGACTTGTAGCTGACTTCTATGTAGCAAAAATCGGAGATGGAAGTAGAAAGTTAGGTGAATTTTAA